A genome region from Arachis duranensis cultivar V14167 chromosome 8, aradu.V14167.gnm2.J7QH, whole genome shotgun sequence includes the following:
- the LOC107460905 gene encoding transcription factor bHLH96 has product MALEAVVFPQDPLFSSYASSTTTTKDYFYSSFLGSHHHDLIGIINNNIIQQNQATNNSDSSSPPSNNDHYATSSSSPDCCAATVDQPSLPTTTGRRKRRRTKTTKNKEDIENQRMTHIAVERNRRKQMNDYLAVLRSLMPPSYVQRGDQASIIGGAINFVKELEQLLQSMEGQKKPNHHDTTAAGGAAGMNSSGQSSPFGEFFAFPQYTTRGHHQGKTMAAEQQQKQWAAAVADIEVTMVDSHANLKILSKKRHGQLMKMVVGLQSLSLTILHLNVTTLHDFVLYSVSVKAEDGCQLNTVDEIAAAVNQLLCAVQQEASSFNQIN; this is encoded by the exons ATGGCACTAGAGGCTGTGGTTTTTCCACAAGACCCATTATTCTCATCATATGCTTCttctaccaccaccaccaaggATTATTTCTACTCATCCTTTCTCGGCAGCCACCACCACGATCTCATCGGAATTATAAACAACAACATCATTCAACAAAACCAAGCAACTAACAATTCCgactcttcttctcctccttccaaCAACGACCACTACGCCACTTCTTCCAGCTCCCCTGACTGCTGCGCTGCCACCGTCGATCAACCTTCTCTCCCCACCACCACTGGCCGCCGCAAACGCCGCCGCACCAAAACCACGAAGAACAAGGAGGACATCGAGAACCAGAGGATGACTCACATTGCTGTTGAACGCAACCGCCGCAAACAGATGAACGACTACCTCGCCGTCCTTCGTTCTTTGATGCCTCCTTCTTATGTTCAAAGA GGTGACCAAGCGTCTATTATTGGAGGCGCCATTAACTTTGTGAAGGAGCTAGAGCAGCTTTTGCAGTCCATGGAGGGTCAAAAGAAACCCAACCACCACGACACTACTGCTGCTGGTGGCGCCGCCGGAATGAATAGTAGTGGCCAATCATCGCCGTTTGGCGAATTCTTCGCGTTTCCGCAGTACACAACGCGTGGTCATCATCAGGGAAAGACGATGGCAGCGGAGCAGCAACAGAAACAGTGGGCGGCGGCGGTGGCGGACATAGAAGTGACAATGGTGGACAGCCATGCGAACCTCAAGATTCTATCAAAGAAACGACATGGGCAGCTGATGAAGATGGTTGTTGGTCTCCAATCTCTAAGCCTCACCATTCTCCACCTTAATGTTACCACTCTCCATGACTTCGTCCTTTACTCTGTTAGCGtaaag GCAGAGGATGGGTGCCAGCTGAATACGGTGGATGAAATAGCTGCTGCTGTGAATCAACTATTATGCGCAGTTCAACAAGAGGCATCATCTTTCAACCAAATTAATTAG